Genomic DNA from Triticum dicoccoides isolate Atlit2015 ecotype Zavitan chromosome 4B, WEW_v2.0, whole genome shotgun sequence:
CGAAACACCCGTGTCAGCAGCAAGAGATACAGGGGTATCTGCTCCACCGCAGTTGACCATGATTCGACCATCTGGCATGAGCTTCTTCGCAATCTCTAACCAAGTTTCAGCCTGTGACAATGTTGACATTACATTAAACTCAGCGCTAACCAGAGTGTACTATGTAGTTTGTTGAAATGAAATGAAGTAAATACTCCATAAAAATTATAGCATTCAAGAACTTACAAATCTCAGAAGTAGGCTAGCTTTATATAAATTTAGTTTTGGTATAAGCATCATACGGAGTATTCTTGGACACACTAATGTTTTCTCGAACACGAGAGTTGCTAAGGTTGCAAGAAGTAGCTAAGTTTTGTTAGCATCTCCTTAGAGCAGAGTATCCTCGAGGTCCTAGATCACTTTTATGCATTTGCATGTACTCAATTTACTTTGGGATGTGTAAGCATTTTTATGTCAGATTTTCTACGTCGGTAAATTGAATACCAGACCAAACTGAGTTTGTGCACTCATTAACACAGCATGATAAAAGTTCAAATTCGTAAGCACAAAGATATCTGTTGTGGAGCTATGGTGGTTCCTGCATGCTAGACCATACAACAATATGACTCTGATGTGTTCTGGAAGGAGCACGAGGCAAATATATATAGTGAAAAGTACAAACTAGCCATGGTAGAAATAGAGAATAATAACAAAGGAATTAAAAGGCATGGGATATTTACTTCTTGTAGCTGAGGTAAGACTTTTCCATCAGCAAATAAATCAACAACAATGCCTGCAGGCATGAGCAAGGTACCGTCAGGCTAAAACCCTTGCAAGTCAGCTTCCAAAACTGAAAACTTAAAATGCTTTGAAAAGCTAATTAAAGGCATCCGAAACACTAACCAAATAACACAGAGTCTACAATTTATTACAGATAATTATCGAAAAACTGATTACTAGAAAGCATGTCATAATTCAATTCCAATAAGGCAGTAAAACATGCATTATGTTTGCATCAGATCAGATGTTCACCAGCAAATCCTCCTTCAACTGTAGCTGATGGGGAAAGTGCATCGCCTATACGCACCGAAAGTGAACCACCTAATTCCGTGGTCTTCTCTAAATTGGACATACCAAAATAATCCCTCGACAATTCAATTATCTGTCATGAAACGATACAGTTTTGCAGGGGTTTCAGTTACGAAAATATAAACAGATGGCTGTATGATTAGGAAAAGCATAAATCACAAGAAACAAGGCCAGAAAACATGAATAGTTGTAATTGCATAACCAGTCACAGAATACTGGTAATGGATGTGTGCTTCAAATAGCATAACCAACATTATAAAAATTTAATGCTCTTGGATGACTTAATTGGAAAAATTCTGCAGACTTAAGTCATGTGATCAGTAAACAAATGAAAGGACAGTGAGAACAGTTTTCACCGTCGGATCAATCTCCCATCCGATAAGTTGTATCCAGGGCCAAACTTCTAGCATCATATGTGCTGCTGTCCCAGCACCCTGAAAGAAGCATGTAGAGAAGAAATGAATCACATCTACAAGAGTGTGAAGAGCTAATTATTCAATAAAGAGTGCTATGACAGTATGTTGCCTGTCTAAATAGATCACCTACTGTGCTTACTAGGAATTGTGATGTACAATACTCTACACAGACTCATTGTAACTGGTGGAATGCTAAAGTAGGATGTACAATACTCCTCCTCAAGCCCTTCCCAAGCATACTAGGATGTTTTCTTATCGTGCACTGAAGCAGCTTCACATAGCAATGACTTATAAAGAACAGGAGCATAGCTAAGAAATGTCAGAGAAGGGGTTTACCAAACCTAGAAGTGCAACAGGACCACGTGGAACAACGGGAGGTAGGCTGACAAACTCATCCTGAATGATAGCAAAAGCAAAACAAGTTATAAGAATTTACATCCAATAGCAGCTTTGAGGGGGAAAATGGTATGTAATTACAGAAGATGAAAGAATAATAGGATGCCTTCATTTAAGAAATTAAGCCCTTACATCCCATGGTCAACTGGTGATGAATGGTGATACCAATACCATCAATGAGCAATTGAGCAGTGTTGGAAGCTGATTAAAACATTTTTTCTGTGCGATAAAACATATTTCCGGGCGATGAAAACATCGCCCGTGTAAAAAATCCAGTGGGATAAAAAACATCATTTCTGTTCCTATACCAAAAACTAAGATTGGAGTGCATTTCCAATCCCTACTGGCAGCATCGAGCATAAAAGTCCTAATGCCTACCAGGTGCTCGATAATATGCTTATAACAATTATGTACTCATTTGCCGAAAACTCACTAACTTGGGGATGGTAGAGCATTAATGTAAATGTCGGCTCATCTAAATTCTGTTCAGATACCTACCCAGTAGGAATTGGTCCATGCGTTCTTCTTGGGGAGAATGCTGTGGACATTCCCTGCACGAGACAGAGGTCGAATTCACTCGATTCAGAAACCAACGCAACCCAAGTCCTCCGAGCAAGCGGTGATACTTACGGCTGGGGTCGAGGACGAGGTAGCGGTTGGAGGGCGAGTCGATGACCATGATGACCTCGTTGAAGTCGCTGCGGTTGGAGGCGAGGAGcacgaactcctcctcctccccctgctgCTCCGGCTCGGCGGCTGTGGCCGCGACCTCGTCGGGGGCGCAGCGGAGCCGAGCGGCgcggcgcgggaggagcgcgaggcgggCGGTGGGGCGCTGCTGCTGGAGCGTGGCTCGGCCGtggtggcggtggaggaggcgCGGTGGGGAGATGGTCAGCGGCATGGTGGCGGGCATCGCTGCTGCGGGATAGAGCTGGGGGCTCGACTCGCTGGTAGCCGTTGATGCAGATGACGGGTTACCCACAGATTTTTTTTAGCCTacacaagcgctcatacatacgcgcatacactcatccctatgaacgcacacacgcacaccctacccctatgagcacctccgaaaaactgagccggcatatcatcttga
This window encodes:
- the LOC119291817 gene encoding uncharacterized protein LOC119291817 gives rise to the protein MPATMPLTISPPRLLHRHHGRATLQQQRPTARLALLPRRAARLRCAPDEVAATAAEPEQQGEEEEFVLLASNRSDFNEVIMVIDSPSNRYLVLDPSRNVHSILPKKNAWTNSYWDEFVSLPPVVPRGPVALLGLGAGTAAHMMLEVWPWIQLIGWEIDPTIIELSRDYFGMSNLEKTTELGGSLSVRIGDALSPSATVEGGFAGIVVDLFADGKVLPQLQEAETWLEIAKKLMPDGRIMVNCGGADTPVSLAADTGVSSWVQNPTIKALCAAFPGQLNWKRLSEKESVNYVALTGPLPDLEEWSTSVPSELSPRVKQWVPCELA